The following coding sequences lie in one Halogeometricum rufum genomic window:
- a CDS encoding ABC transporter substrate-binding protein: protein MADTPTRRTYLKRTGALVGAGLVAGCSGDSDATTETSSPATDSETATTEAVTAEQTESETATAESNYATELAPVGSVTLDSPPENVFTHFPWFPDMASALGRGDTVNSLWWEGTAAGLDYFTAEFDGFDVEWADEATEYGFSKERLYELDSDLHLVDPAWVTTQDNWTRDDVDEVADNVGPWLGNYYSSYHASPPDEWADEYEYYTLWETFGRVAALYGERSRYEALASVHDDLLETVEDGLPAESERPTVAYLSISEDLSSIYRLRLNAPGYWNSHTRPLGATDAFGGEEFSGPFAQVDMEALAEADPDVVLALWTVTDTFDFGTLTQNLEDDPVGGELTAVRNGRVYPQGTRWQGPLMNLFQLEMTAKQLYPDQFGAWPEYESGDDYPEFGAGEQLFDHRRVADVLAGDV, encoded by the coding sequence ATGGCCGACACACCCACGCGGAGAACGTATCTGAAGCGGACCGGCGCCCTCGTGGGCGCGGGACTCGTCGCCGGTTGTTCCGGCGACTCCGACGCGACCACCGAGACGAGTTCGCCAGCGACCGACTCCGAGACGGCGACGACCGAGGCGGTGACGGCCGAGCAGACCGAATCGGAGACGGCGACGGCGGAGTCGAACTACGCGACCGAACTGGCGCCGGTCGGGAGCGTCACGCTCGATTCGCCCCCCGAGAACGTCTTCACGCACTTCCCGTGGTTCCCGGACATGGCCAGCGCACTCGGTCGGGGAGACACCGTCAACAGTCTCTGGTGGGAGGGAACCGCCGCAGGCCTCGACTACTTCACCGCCGAGTTCGACGGCTTCGACGTCGAGTGGGCCGACGAGGCGACCGAGTACGGCTTCTCGAAGGAACGGCTGTACGAACTGGACAGCGACCTCCACCTCGTGGACCCGGCGTGGGTGACGACGCAGGACAACTGGACCCGGGACGACGTCGACGAAGTCGCGGACAACGTGGGGCCGTGGCTCGGGAACTACTACAGCAGCTATCACGCCAGCCCCCCGGACGAGTGGGCCGACGAGTACGAGTACTACACGCTGTGGGAGACGTTCGGCCGCGTCGCCGCCCTCTACGGGGAGCGCTCGCGGTACGAGGCGCTCGCGTCCGTTCACGACGACCTCCTCGAGACCGTCGAAGACGGGCTCCCGGCGGAGTCGGAGCGGCCGACCGTCGCGTACCTCTCCATCTCGGAGGACCTCTCCTCCATCTACCGGCTCCGTCTGAACGCCCCCGGCTACTGGAACTCCCACACCCGCCCGCTCGGCGCGACGGACGCGTTCGGCGGCGAGGAGTTCTCGGGGCCGTTCGCGCAGGTCGACATGGAGGCGCTGGCGGAGGCCGACCCGGACGTCGTCCTCGCGCTGTGGACGGTCACGGACACGTTCGACTTCGGAACGTTGACGCAGAACCTCGAAGACGACCCGGTCGGCGGGGAACTGACCGCCGTCCGGAACGGCCGGGTGTACCCGCAGGGGACGCGGTGGCAGGGGCCGCTGATGAACCTCTTCCAACTCGAGATGACCGCCAAACAGCTCTACCCCGACCAGTTCGGCGCGTGGCCCGAGTACGAGAGCGGCGACGACTATCCCGAGTTCGGGGCCGGCGAGCAGTTGTTCGACCACCGACGGGTCGCGGACGTCCTCGCGGGAGACGTCTGA
- the mtnP gene encoding S-methyl-5'-thioadenosine phosphorylase, translating to MTIGFIGGSGIYEALPLNDTRTVDVETPYGEPSAPLTVGEFGDTGREVVFVPRHGPDHQRSPTTLPYRANVFALKEMGVTHVLASNAVGSLREDLPPQTLVIPDQIYDRTKHRDLTFFDEDVVVHQPFADPYCEELNEILADAAEDATDADVVRGGTYVCIEGPQYSTRAESEFYREQGWDVIGMTTIPEAKLAREAEMAYATVTGVTDYDVWKEDSEVTLDEVLKNAAKNETAIKETVEAAIEAIPEDHECPCHTSLEGTINTPDEAIPEDVKSDLGPLIGRYVD from the coding sequence ATGACCATCGGGTTCATCGGTGGCAGCGGCATCTACGAGGCCCTGCCCCTCAACGACACGCGCACCGTCGACGTCGAGACGCCGTACGGCGAACCCTCCGCACCCCTCACCGTCGGCGAGTTCGGCGACACCGGCCGCGAAGTCGTCTTCGTCCCGCGGCACGGTCCGGACCACCAGCGCTCGCCGACGACGCTCCCGTACCGCGCGAACGTCTTCGCCCTGAAGGAGATGGGCGTCACGCACGTCCTCGCGTCGAACGCCGTCGGCAGTCTGCGCGAGGACCTGCCGCCGCAGACGCTCGTGATTCCCGACCAGATATACGACCGGACGAAACACCGCGACCTGACGTTCTTCGACGAGGACGTCGTCGTCCACCAGCCGTTCGCCGACCCCTACTGCGAGGAACTGAACGAGATTCTCGCCGACGCCGCCGAAGACGCGACGGACGCGGACGTGGTCCGCGGCGGCACCTACGTCTGCATCGAGGGGCCGCAGTACTCCACGCGCGCGGAGAGCGAGTTCTACCGCGAACAGGGCTGGGACGTCATCGGGATGACCACCATCCCGGAGGCGAAACTCGCCCGCGAGGCGGAGATGGCGTACGCGACGGTGACCGGCGTCACCGACTACGACGTCTGGAAGGAAGACAGCGAAGTCACCCTCGACGAGGTGCTGAAGAACGCCGCGAAGAACGAGACGGCCATCAAGGAGACGGTGGAGGCGGCCATCGAGGCCATCCCCGAAGACCACGAGTGTCCGTGTCACACCTCGCTGGAGGGGACCATCAACACCCCCGACGAGGCCATCCCCGAGGACGTGAAGTCCGATCTCGGCCCCCTCATCGGCCGCTACGTGGACTGA
- a CDS encoding AEC family transporter yields MASLLSIFGTAILPILAVGAVGFALGRTKDVDTDPLNTVVVYVLAPALVLHSLATTTLAGSTLVGIVAAVTAYHLVMIVVAEGVGRLLGETDPLLSALVLVSAFSNSGNYGIPVSNFAFGDAGRATAVVFLSVQGVLIYTLGVFIASRGGGSGGLAGAKRVFRIPLVYAVVAALLARGLGVVPPADSTAMVTLKLVGDASIPLMLLIVGVQLSRTDVGATLREVGVATALKMVVAPVVGLGAVLAVGISDPTVAKTVVLETAMPAAVTPIILVAEFSEGTVSGVPVAQFVSTAVFVTTLVSVPLLTAVIALLETGLLF; encoded by the coding sequence GTGGCTTCGCTACTCTCTATCTTCGGCACGGCTATCCTCCCGATACTCGCCGTCGGGGCGGTCGGGTTCGCCCTCGGTCGCACCAAGGACGTCGACACCGACCCGCTGAACACCGTCGTCGTCTACGTCCTCGCGCCCGCACTCGTCCTCCACAGTCTCGCGACGACGACGCTGGCGGGGTCCACCTTGGTCGGCATCGTCGCGGCGGTGACCGCCTACCACCTCGTGATGATAGTCGTCGCCGAGGGCGTCGGCCGCCTCCTCGGGGAGACGGACCCCCTCTTGAGCGCACTCGTCCTCGTCTCGGCGTTCTCGAACTCGGGCAACTACGGCATCCCCGTCTCGAACTTCGCGTTCGGCGACGCGGGGCGGGCGACGGCCGTCGTCTTCCTCTCCGTGCAGGGCGTCCTCATCTACACGCTCGGCGTCTTCATCGCCTCCCGCGGCGGCGGGAGCGGCGGACTGGCCGGCGCGAAGCGCGTCTTCCGGATTCCGCTCGTCTACGCCGTCGTCGCGGCCCTCCTCGCGCGGGGACTCGGCGTCGTCCCGCCCGCCGACTCGACGGCGATGGTGACGCTGAAACTCGTCGGCGACGCCTCCATCCCGCTGATGCTGCTCATCGTCGGCGTCCAACTCTCGCGGACCGACGTGGGCGCGACCCTGCGCGAAGTCGGCGTCGCGACGGCGCTGAAGATGGTCGTCGCCCCGGTGGTCGGCCTGGGAGCCGTCCTCGCCGTCGGCATCTCCGACCCGACGGTGGCGAAGACGGTGGTGCTGGAGACGGCGATGCCGGCGGCGGTGACCCCCATCATCCTCGTCGCCGAGTTCTCCGAGGGGACGGTGTCGGGCGTCCCCGTCGCGCAGTTCGTCTCGACTGCCGTCTTCGTCACGACGCTGGTCAGCGTCCCCCTCCTCACGGCGGTCATCGCGCTACTGGAGACGGGACTGCTGTTCTGA
- a CDS encoding DUF6653 family protein, whose amino-acid sequence MTQRSSPVDRFFWSRHENPGSVWTLVGAYPMLVPSVYRRDRRLLVGTLLFVAVNPLLFSPPADDRAWATRVVRGERVWLDRGLRSSRPETAFAVLAAPVYLYTLGAAAARRPVRTALGTVVSVVVMLAFFDRMVRLYEDASEADDPGTDATASGTGDDGE is encoded by the coding sequence GTGACCCAGCGTTCGAGCCCCGTCGACCGCTTCTTCTGGTCCCGACACGAGAACCCCGGGAGCGTCTGGACGCTGGTCGGGGCGTATCCGATGCTGGTCCCGAGCGTCTACCGCCGGGACCGCCGACTGCTCGTCGGAACGCTCCTGTTCGTGGCCGTGAACCCGTTGCTGTTCTCCCCGCCCGCCGACGACCGAGCGTGGGCCACGCGCGTCGTGCGCGGCGAACGGGTCTGGCTCGACCGGGGCCTCCGTTCGTCGCGGCCGGAGACGGCGTTCGCGGTACTCGCCGCTCCGGTGTACCTGTACACGCTCGGGGCGGCGGCCGCGCGAAGACCGGTCCGGACGGCACTCGGGACGGTGGTCTCGGTGGTCGTCATGCTGGCGTTCTTCGACCGGATGGTGCGACTGTACGAGGACGCGAGCGAGGCCGACGACCCCGGTACCGACGCCACCGCGTCGGGAACCGGCGACGACGGGGAGTGA
- a CDS encoding phosphoribosyltransferase, with translation MGDLPDEFNCTITNWEYIYGRCRDVSDQVKAAEFEPDVVVALARGGWFAGRCICDFLGLDDLTSLKMEHYVGTAQKSGEPEVRYPMPEGSVEGKDVLIIDDIADTGGSIERAYEYVTERDAGEVRTATLQLLQSSEFEPDFVGERLEEWAWVVYPWNFIEDMIDLTTGVMEKADRETFDVESVRHFLAEYHDVDRIEMEIAQPNRMSEVMAEMERRGYAEATPDGEWRLVENDGVGA, from the coding sequence ATGGGCGACCTCCCCGACGAGTTTAACTGCACGATCACGAACTGGGAGTATATCTACGGCCGGTGCCGCGACGTGAGCGACCAGGTGAAGGCCGCCGAATTCGAACCGGACGTGGTCGTCGCACTCGCGCGCGGCGGGTGGTTCGCGGGCCGGTGCATCTGCGACTTCCTCGGACTGGACGACCTGACGAGCCTGAAGATGGAACACTACGTCGGAACGGCCCAGAAGTCCGGCGAACCCGAAGTGCGCTACCCGATGCCGGAGGGCAGCGTCGAGGGCAAAGACGTGCTCATCATCGACGACATCGCCGACACCGGCGGGTCCATCGAACGCGCCTACGAGTACGTGACCGAACGCGACGCGGGCGAAGTCCGGACGGCGACGCTCCAACTGCTCCAGAGCAGCGAGTTCGAACCCGACTTCGTCGGCGAACGCCTCGAAGAGTGGGCGTGGGTCGTCTACCCGTGGAACTTCATCGAGGACATGATCGACCTCACGACCGGCGTCATGGAGAAGGCCGACCGGGAGACGTTCGACGTGGAGTCGGTCCGCCACTTCCTCGCGGAGTACCACGACGTCGACCGCATCGAGATGGAGATAGCCCAGCCGAACCGGATGAGCGAGGTGATGGCCGAGATGGAACGCCGCGGCTACGCCGAGGCGACGCCCGACGGCGAGTGGCGACTCGTCGAGAACGACGGCGTCGGCGCGTGA
- a CDS encoding DUF7563 family protein has product MYTCNNCGEFVTRDFVRVFGDTEDEVFGCPSCMNMREVMEGEASRPGVATE; this is encoded by the coding sequence ATGTACACCTGCAACAACTGCGGCGAGTTCGTGACCCGTGACTTCGTGCGCGTCTTCGGCGACACCGAGGACGAAGTGTTCGGCTGCCCCTCGTGCATGAACATGCGCGAGGTGATGGAGGGCGAGGCGTCCCGCCCCGGCGTCGCCACGGAGTGA
- a CDS encoding PhzF family phenazine biosynthesis protein, whose product MQTRRTLLVDAFSAEPLAGNAAGVVPDGDLATEQMRAVARELAVSETAFVQSSSSADRRLRFFTPTREIDLCGHATIAAHAHLHRDGVVDAGTHTVETNVGVLDVDVEADGTVWMTQDAPSVDRVELDYDRLGDALGVDPAAFRDVGASIPPAVASTGLPFLVVPVNFLEHLGGADPDLPAVEALTDEYDVAGVYVFTFDALEADSTLHARMFAPGIGIPEDPVTGTASGACGAYLRHVDAFDGDVPDEMVFEQGHFVDRPGQVRVRVDTDVRVGGRAVTALDGSLSIPPVQDDDILEA is encoded by the coding sequence ATGCAGACTCGTCGTACGCTCCTCGTCGACGCGTTCTCGGCCGAACCGCTCGCCGGCAACGCCGCCGGCGTCGTCCCCGACGGTGACCTCGCGACCGAACAGATGCGGGCCGTCGCCCGAGAACTCGCCGTCAGCGAGACGGCGTTCGTCCAGTCGTCGAGCAGTGCGGACCGCCGACTTCGCTTCTTCACGCCGACGCGCGAGATAGACCTCTGCGGGCACGCTACCATCGCCGCGCACGCGCACCTCCACCGCGACGGCGTCGTCGACGCCGGCACGCACACCGTCGAGACGAACGTCGGCGTCCTCGACGTCGACGTCGAAGCCGACGGCACCGTCTGGATGACGCAGGACGCGCCGAGCGTCGACCGCGTGGAACTGGACTACGACAGACTCGGCGACGCCCTCGGCGTCGACCCCGCCGCGTTCCGCGACGTGGGCGCGTCCATCCCGCCGGCCGTCGCCTCGACGGGCCTCCCCTTCCTCGTCGTCCCCGTGAACTTCCTCGAACATCTCGGCGGCGCGGACCCGGACCTGCCCGCCGTCGAGGCTCTCACCGACGAGTACGACGTCGCCGGGGTGTACGTCTTCACTTTCGACGCCCTCGAGGCGGACTCGACGCTCCACGCGCGGATGTTCGCCCCCGGTATCGGCATCCCCGAAGACCCCGTCACCGGCACCGCCAGCGGTGCCTGCGGCGCGTACCTCCGCCACGTCGACGCGTTCGACGGCGACGTCCCCGACGAGATGGTCTTCGAACAGGGTCACTTCGTCGACCGACCCGGTCAGGTCCGAGTCCGCGTCGATACCGACGTCCGAGTCGGCGGCCGGGCAGTCACCGCCCTCGACGGGTCGCTCTCGATTCCCCCGGTCCAAGACGACGACATTCTCGAAGCCTGA
- a CDS encoding DUF7344 domain-containing protein — translation MTRDAIVNERFVAFADAVRRRILTYLSPASNGPDEIDFDALVSRLVADDESGLNSPSVARLNLVHVHLPKLEQADLVERDGDTIRLTVAPDVVADGLDLANRFETA, via the coding sequence GTGACACGAGACGCCATCGTGAACGAGCGGTTCGTCGCGTTCGCAGACGCGGTACGGCGTCGCATCCTCACGTACCTCTCTCCGGCGTCGAACGGCCCCGACGAGATAGATTTCGACGCGCTGGTGTCGAGGCTCGTCGCCGACGACGAGTCGGGGCTGAACTCGCCCTCGGTGGCGAGGCTGAACCTCGTCCACGTGCACCTGCCGAAACTGGAACAGGCCGACCTCGTCGAACGTGACGGCGATACGATACGACTCACCGTCGCGCCCGACGTGGTGGCCGACGGACTCGACCTCGCGAATCGGTTCGAGACGGCGTAG
- a CDS encoding proteasome assembly chaperone family protein, translated as MEDIEVETLAEPDLRDPVLVEGLPGVGHVGKLAVEHLLEELDSEPVRYVYADEFPPQVTLDEDSVAELARAEFYAVDAGDRDLLVLTGDHQAQSNAGHYHLTDTFLDVAEEFGVEEGYALGGVPTGELVDEPTVLGAVTDADDAASLEDAGVEFREDEPAGGIVGVSGLLLGLGERRGLSVACLMGETSGYLVDPQSAQVVLEVLQEAIGFEVGFESLEERAEEMKEVVGKIQEMQNQQQGMSDDDLRYIG; from the coding sequence ATGGAAGATATCGAAGTGGAGACGCTCGCGGAACCGGACCTCCGTGACCCGGTCCTCGTGGAGGGACTGCCGGGCGTCGGTCACGTCGGCAAACTCGCCGTCGAACACCTTCTCGAAGAACTCGACAGCGAACCCGTCCGGTACGTCTACGCCGACGAGTTCCCACCGCAGGTGACGCTGGACGAGGACAGCGTCGCGGAGTTGGCCCGCGCGGAGTTCTACGCCGTCGACGCGGGCGACCGGGACTTGCTCGTCCTCACGGGCGACCACCAGGCGCAGTCGAACGCCGGCCACTACCACCTCACGGACACGTTCCTCGACGTCGCCGAGGAGTTCGGCGTCGAGGAGGGGTACGCCCTCGGCGGCGTCCCGACGGGCGAACTCGTGGACGAACCGACCGTCCTCGGTGCGGTGACCGACGCCGACGACGCGGCGTCGCTCGAAGACGCCGGCGTGGAGTTCCGCGAGGACGAACCCGCGGGCGGCATCGTCGGCGTCAGCGGCCTCCTCCTCGGACTCGGCGAGCGTCGCGGCCTCTCGGTCGCCTGTCTGATGGGCGAGACCAGCGGCTACCTCGTGGACCCCCAGAGCGCTCAGGTGGTGCTCGAAGTGCTGCAGGAGGCCATCGGCTTCGAAGTCGGCTTCGAGTCGCTTGAGGAACGCGCCGAGGAGATGAAGGAGGTCGTCGGCAAGATTCAGGAGATGCAGAACCAACAGCAGGGGATGAGCGACGACGACCTGCGGTACATCGGCTGA
- a CDS encoding RNA-protein complex protein Nop10 has product MKSDIRVCSAWRDAHERPVYTLSDTCPDCGADAVNSAPAPFNPEDPYGEYRRALKRRVRE; this is encoded by the coding sequence GTGAAGTCGGACATCCGGGTCTGTAGCGCGTGGCGCGACGCGCACGAGCGGCCCGTCTACACGCTTTCTGACACCTGTCCCGACTGCGGCGCGGACGCCGTCAACAGCGCGCCGGCTCCGTTCAACCCCGAGGACCCGTACGGAGAGTACCGACGCGCTCTTAAACGCCGCGTTCGGGAATAG
- a CDS encoding translation initiation factor IF-2 subunit alpha, with the protein MKYSGWPDSGELVVGKVDEITDFGVFVDLEEYEDKRGLCHISEVASGWIKNVRDHVREGQTVVAKVLDVDTGSQQIDLSIKDVNEHQRKEKIQEWKNEQKADKWMSLAFGEDVSDEEYSAIANAVLAEYETLYDGFEQAAIHGAAALDDVDLDDDEVETIVETARQNVSVPYVNVTGYVDIRCPTGDGVDHIKEALKAAEGDDVPEEIQLEVTYVGAPEYRIKVRAPDYKTAETALEDAAGRAKSVIEAEGGTGDFHRERHEDDE; encoded by the coding sequence ATGAAGTACAGCGGTTGGCCCGACAGCGGTGAACTCGTCGTCGGAAAGGTCGACGAGATAACCGACTTCGGGGTCTTCGTCGACCTCGAAGAGTACGAAGACAAGCGCGGTCTCTGCCACATCAGCGAGGTCGCCAGCGGCTGGATCAAGAACGTCCGCGACCACGTCCGCGAGGGACAGACGGTCGTCGCGAAGGTGCTCGACGTCGACACGGGGTCCCAGCAGATAGACCTCTCCATCAAGGACGTCAACGAGCACCAGCGCAAGGAGAAGATCCAGGAGTGGAAGAACGAGCAGAAGGCCGACAAGTGGATGAGTCTCGCGTTCGGCGAGGACGTCTCCGACGAGGAGTACAGCGCCATCGCGAACGCCGTGCTCGCCGAGTACGAGACGCTCTACGACGGCTTCGAGCAGGCGGCCATCCACGGCGCGGCCGCCCTCGACGACGTCGACCTCGACGACGACGAGGTCGAGACGATAGTCGAGACGGCCCGACAGAACGTCTCGGTGCCGTACGTCAACGTCACCGGCTACGTCGACATCCGGTGTCCGACGGGCGACGGCGTCGACCACATCAAGGAGGCGCTGAAGGCCGCCGAAGGCGACGACGTGCCCGAGGAGATTCAGCTCGAGGTCACCTACGTCGGCGCGCCCGAGTACCGCATCAAGGTGCGCGCGCCCGACTACAAGACGGCCGAGACGGCGCTGGAAGACGCCGCCGGACGCGCGAAGTCGGTCATCGAGGCCGAGGGCGGCACCGGCGACTTCCACCGCGAACGGCACGAAGACGACGAGTAG
- a CDS encoding 30S ribosomal protein S27e, translated as MAGNFYLVQCTDCDNEQVVFGKASSVVNCAVCGTTLATPTGGDAEIHGEVVETVERRSAEA; from the coding sequence ATGGCGGGTAACTTCTACCTCGTTCAGTGCACCGACTGCGACAACGAACAGGTCGTCTTCGGCAAGGCCTCGTCCGTCGTCAACTGCGCCGTCTGCGGGACGACGCTGGCGACGCCGACCGGCGGTGACGCCGAGATTCACGGCGAAGTCGTCGAGACGGTCGAACGACGCTCTGCCGAGGCGTAA
- a CDS encoding 50S ribosomal protein L44e — translation MQMPRRFNTYCPNCNGHHEHEVEKVRTGRPTGMKWNARQTRRGKAVIGNAGKFSKVPGGDKPTKKTHLKYICSDCGKAHMREGWRAGRLEFQE, via the coding sequence ATGCAGATGCCACGCCGATTCAACACGTACTGCCCGAACTGCAACGGGCACCACGAACACGAGGTCGAGAAAGTCCGAACCGGACGTCCGACGGGGATGAAGTGGAACGCCCGTCAGACCCGCCGCGGAAAGGCGGTCATCGGGAACGCCGGGAAGTTCTCGAAGGTTCCCGGTGGCGACAAGCCGACGAAGAAGACCCACCTGAAGTACATCTGCTCGGACTGCGGCAAGGCCCACATGCGCGAGGGCTGGCGCGCCGGCCGACTGGAGTTCCAGGAGTAA
- a CDS encoding PQQ-dependent sugar dehydrogenase encodes MRRRALLGGIAGTVLAGGLANRRTNWGSNRPATSALETGPSVRLEPVATGFDQPLAFESVPGRPERYVADKTGRVHLLDGDGVRSDPFLDVSDRMMEPVSWEQGLLGFALHPEFTDTRRYYVRYSAPRRPGTPSGYSHTFVLAEFTATADLRDTVPGSERTILEIPQPGRNHNAGAVEFGPDGHLYVAVGDGNHGTGDGGRGHANDWYLLNSGGNGQNLTDNLLGSVLRIDVDADADPYAVPPDNPLVGRSGLDEQYAWGFRNPYRMSFDGDDLYVGDVGVDRFEEINRVRRGGNYGWNVREGSRCFSNRLAMAALAKLTGGKRSYPACPTTTPAGDPLVDPVVCYPHRREGTELGAAVVAGYRYRGEAVPALEGGYVFGDLLGSLFVATPSDRSGDLWPMATLDPSTPGADPFAESVLSFGRDADGELYVLTTAFAPGSGRVYRFGSAAD; translated from the coding sequence ATGAGACGGCGGGCGCTGCTCGGCGGCATCGCAGGGACGGTGCTGGCCGGCGGTCTGGCGAATCGGCGAACGAACTGGGGGAGCAACCGGCCGGCGACGAGTGCGCTCGAAACCGGGCCGTCGGTTCGCCTCGAACCGGTCGCGACCGGGTTCGACCAGCCGCTGGCGTTCGAGTCGGTCCCCGGGCGACCGGAGCGGTACGTCGCCGACAAGACCGGTCGCGTCCACCTCCTCGACGGCGACGGCGTCCGATCCGACCCGTTCCTCGACGTCAGCGACCGGATGATGGAACCCGTCTCGTGGGAGCAGGGGCTCCTCGGGTTCGCACTGCACCCGGAGTTTACGGACACCCGACGGTACTACGTCCGCTACAGCGCACCGCGACGGCCGGGCACGCCGTCCGGCTACAGCCACACGTTCGTCCTCGCGGAGTTCACCGCGACGGCCGACCTCCGAGACACGGTTCCGGGGTCCGAGCGGACGATTCTGGAGATTCCACAGCCGGGGCGGAACCACAACGCGGGGGCCGTCGAGTTCGGTCCGGACGGCCACCTCTACGTCGCCGTCGGCGACGGCAACCACGGCACCGGCGACGGGGGTCGGGGGCACGCGAACGACTGGTATCTGCTGAACAGCGGCGGGAACGGACAGAACCTGACGGACAACCTCCTCGGGAGCGTCCTCCGCATCGACGTGGACGCGGACGCGGACCCGTACGCCGTCCCCCCGGACAACCCGTTGGTCGGTCGGAGCGGACTCGACGAGCAGTACGCGTGGGGGTTTCGCAACCCCTACCGGATGTCGTTCGACGGCGACGACCTGTACGTCGGCGACGTGGGCGTCGACCGGTTCGAGGAGATAAACCGCGTGCGGCGGGGCGGGAACTACGGCTGGAACGTGCGGGAGGGTTCCCGGTGTTTCAGCAATCGGCTCGCGATGGCAGCCCTCGCGAAACTGACGGGCGGCAAGCGCTCGTACCCGGCGTGTCCGACGACGACGCCGGCGGGCGACCCCCTCGTCGACCCCGTCGTCTGCTACCCCCACCGGCGCGAGGGGACCGAACTCGGCGCGGCCGTCGTGGCGGGCTACAGGTACCGGGGAGAAGCGGTCCCCGCGCTGGAGGGCGGGTACGTGTTCGGCGACCTGCTCGGCTCGCTGTTCGTCGCGACGCCGAGCGACCGTTCCGGCGACCTGTGGCCGATGGCGACGCTCGACCCCTCGACGCCCGGGGCGGACCCGTTCGCGGAGTCGGTCCTGTCGTTCGGCCGCGACGCCGACGGCGAACTGTACGTCCTGACGACGGCGTTCGCGCCGGGGTCGGGGCGGGTGTATCGGTTCGGCTCCGCCGCCGACTGA
- a CDS encoding HAH_0734 family protein → MKKVIIRGDPGIRRGATIELDGEEVICFSIDRQGDYHGPDTPQLWCTVGTEDEREAFEKRQFVPHFLDVETIDADAITVVSDRGASA, encoded by the coding sequence ATGAAGAAGGTCATCATCCGCGGCGACCCCGGCATCCGGCGGGGTGCGACCATCGAACTCGACGGCGAGGAGGTAATCTGCTTCTCCATCGACCGGCAGGGTGACTACCACGGTCCGGACACCCCCCAACTGTGGTGTACGGTCGGTACCGAAGACGAACGCGAAGCGTTCGAGAAGCGCCAGTTCGTCCCGCACTTCCTCGACGTGGAGACCATCGACGCCGACGCCATCACCGTCGTCTCCGACCGCGGCGCCTCGGCCTGA